One window of Micromonas commoda chromosome 1, complete sequence genomic DNA carries:
- a CDS encoding predicted protein gives MDSAANHASQPRPRQGNSAPNSDPIMKRETDKNNKYKAAATAVHKEFIPLVMDTYGRMGKPFLNFLKDVAAHTARRASGNVNERTQAIYDSIDPPNELRNRIHLRNLALVHVALIISLMQRVAGSTVTNDRQHGARGGMY, from the coding sequence ATGGACTCGGCAGCCAACCACGCGAGCCAACCACGACCCCGCCAAGGCAACTCGGCCCCCAACAGCGACCCCATCATGAAACGCGAGACTGACAAGAACAACAAGtacaaggcggcggccacggcggtgcATAAGGAATTCATCCCGCTCGTGATGGACACGTACGGAAGGATGGGCAAACCGTTCCTCAACTTCCTcaaagacgtcgccgcacacaccgcccgccgagcctcgGGCAACGTCAACGAGCGGACGCAAGCCATCTACGACTCCATCGACCCGCCGAACGAGCTCCGAAACCGAATCCACCTCCgaaacctcgccctcgtacacgtcgcgcTTATCATCTCGCTCATGCAAagggtcgccggatcgaccgtcaccaacgaccgccagcacggcgctcgtggcggaatGTACTGA